A genomic window from Nicotiana sylvestris chromosome 11, ASM39365v2, whole genome shotgun sequence includes:
- the LOC138881027 gene encoding uncharacterized protein, which translates to MVSVCHKDASVLFDLGSTYSYVSSYFAPYLDISRDSLSSLIYVSMPVGDSIIVYRLYWSCLVIIGGFETRVYLLLLSMVDFDVILGMDWLPPYHVILDCHAKNVTLAMPGLPQLEWRSALDYVPSRVVSFLKAHRMVKKGCDAYLAFVRDINADAPIVESVPIVRDFPDVFSADLPDMLPDRDIDFDIDLLLGTQPILFYYIGWPQWS; encoded by the coding sequence ATGGTTTCGGTTTGCCATAAAGATGCATCGGTCTTATTTGATCTGGGATcaacttattcatatgtgtcatcttactttgctccaTATTTGGATATATCTCGTGATTCCTTGAGTTCTCTTATTTATGTGTCCAtgcctgtgggagattctattattgtgtaCCGTTTGTATTGGTCGTGTTTAGTTATCattggtggttttgagaccagagtttATCTATTGTTACttagtatggtagactttgatgttatcttgggcatggactggttgccACCCTATCATgttattctagattgtcatgccaagaacGTGACATTAGCTATGCCAGGTTTACCACAGTTAGAGTGGAGGAGTGCGttggattatgttcctagcagggtTGTGTCATTTTTAAAGGCTCATCGgatggttaagaaggggtgtgatgcttatctagcctttgtgagagatATTAATGCTGATGCTCCTATCGTTGAGTCAGTTCCGATAGTGAGAGACTTTCCAGATGTTTTCTCAGCAGATCTTCCGGACATGCTgcccgatagggatatcgattttgATATTGACttgttgctgggcactcagcccattctATTCTACTATATCGGATGGCCCCAATGGAGCTGA